AGTCATGTACAGTGCTTCGAGCTCGGCCTCGGCGCTCCCCCCGGTGCGGATGGTGAATTCGTCGAGACTATTCATGGCCACCACGGGTGCCGCACCTTCGAGAATGCGCGGCGTCTGCGGCGTCATCGACACAGCGCGGAACGGGGTGACTTCGCATTCGGCACATGTGCCCTTGGCGGCCAGGTACCGGTTGAGCCAGCCGTCGGGAGTGCCCTTGTTGTCGGGTGTGCCGCTCTCCATGTAGTCCTGGGCATCGAAATGCGAGCGTGTGTTGCTGGGGCTTCCCACGGCGTGGACGGCGGTGAGCAGGCCGCGGTCCCATAGCGGCTTGAACGGCGCCAGCGCCGGATGGAGGCCGAAGAATCCGTCGAGGTCGATCGCCGCATTAGCCACGTCTTGCGAAGGGCGGGGAATGGCGATGGTGGGGCGCATGCGATAGTACGCGGTCTCTCCGTGCGGCACGACGACGTTGAGCGCGTCTGCCGCCCCGCGCTGGAAGATGCAGATGAGCGTCTTGCCTTTCTGCGCTCTTGGCAAGCCGGCGGCGAACACGCTCCGTCGGAGGAAACTCGGGGACAGCCCCATCGTGACGAGCGCCAGCGCTCCCGACTTCATGAACACTCGGCGATTCATAGCAGCCTCCCGTTACCTACGTTGAAATTCCGGCGCACCCAGCGCGAGCCCCACGACCAGTTGCAGGCCGGTGAGGTTGAGCGGACGCGTCAGAATCGATCCGCCGCCGCCCCCCCGGCCGCCACGGCCGGCCACACCCAAGGTGCCGCCGCCTCTTCCGCCCCGCGCCCCGCGTCTGGCACCTCTCGGATTGGACGACGCTGGGTTGGCCATGTTCGCGATCGAATCGGTTCGTGCTTTGCTGAGAAACGGGTTCCGACCCGTGAGCAGCACGTCGCGCGTGACCTGAGATACCTCGCCCCCGAGGATCGCCTTGATCACCCCGTCCACCTGGTCGTCGTGCGGCGCGCGCGCGAGGTCGCGGGCGTAGGGCCAATTGGTGAACGCGGCCCCCGGCAGCCGCCCGCTGGCAAGCAGCAATCCGAAGTTGATGCGATTGAGGATGGCACCGGTGTTCATCCAGGCGTCGCCGCGGTCCGGCCAGCCGTCGGGTGTCTGTCGCCCGAACGCGGGTTGGCCAAGCAGCCCCACCAGGCCGGCGAGGCGGGGTGTGGTGTCCGGCCGGGCGTCGAGCGCGCGGAGGCCGCTCACCACCACCTCGAATGGCGTTTTCACCTTGGCGCGGTAGGCCGCCGTGCTGAAGAATTCTGGTGACGTGACGATGGTTCGTACAACTGCTCTTATATCGCCGCCGGTGCGCAGGAAGGTCTGGGCGGCGCGGTCGACGAGAGCTGGGGGCGGGCTGTCGCTCACGAACCGCACCACCAGCTTGCGGGCGAGGAAGTGCGCTGTGGCGGGGCTGCGCGCCAGGATGTCGAGTACATCCTCCCCGTCCTCCTCGCCGCGGCCGGCGGGAATCTGGTGGCCCAGCACCACCTTGGCATCGGCGTCGTGCATCTGAGGACGGAAGATGAATGCCCCGGTGCGCTGGTCGATGCTCCAGCCGGTGAAGCAGCGCGCCACCTCGATCACGTCGTGCTGGGTGTAGCCGCCCTCCACGCCGAGGGTGTGCAGTTCCATCAATTCGCGCGCGTAGTTCTCGTTGAGCCCGCGCTTGCCCGCCCGTTGCAGCCGCTGCACGGCTTGCGCGCGCTGGTCGGCGGGCAAGTCGCGGAGTCGCGGGGGGAGTTGGTACGGTCGGGCCCGGCCCAGGGCAGCGAGCACGCGCTGCCGCTGCGCTGCCGTGGCCACCCGGCCATTGGCCATGAGCGTCGAGTGCGTACTGTCGGCCTGGCTCTCCCAGTTGTCGAGATAGAACAGCATGGCCGGGCTGTGCGCCACGGCCCCCAGCAGATCGCGGAACTTACCCAGGGCATGCGGGCGGATGACGTCGCGATCGTAGGCATTGAGGAAGTTGCGAGTCTGTCCCTTGCCCACGTATACGCTGAAGTGGTTCTCCCAGAATTCCACCATCACTTCGTTCAGTTGCCGCTCGCTCAGCACGGCTCGCGCCAGCTGGGCAGAAACCAACTCGTTGATCGGACCTTGGACGCGCTGCTGGAGTTCCCGCAGCTGGGGGTTGACCCGCAGAACCTGCCGCTGCGCCTCGGCCTGCGACGTACTGTCGTCGCCCTTCATCCGCCGTTGAATCTGTCTGCGCGCCTCCTGCACCTCGCGGAACGTCTGCACAATGTCGCCCGTGGGTGTGTCCAGCAGGTGGTACTGGGCAAGGGCTGAGTCGGCCACGTGATCGTCGATGCGGTCGGGCGTGAGTTGAAGCGAGATCCACCGGTCCACGCCCATCGCCCGCACCTTGTCCACGTCACCTGGGCGAGGGCCGTATGCCAGCCGGTTGAGCACCTGCAGCACCTGCTGGTCGGGCAACTGCTCGCGCAGGGTCGCGACCGGCGCCGCGGCGGGCGCGGGATCCTGGACCGGAGCGGGCGCGGTCGATCCGCTGGCGCACGCGAAGGCCGCGCCGACAGCGGGTAGCCATAGCCACATCTTGGTTCGCAACCGCATCGAGACCTCTCCCGGTTCTGGAGACTCGGCTGGTGAGACGGATAGGAGGGCCGGCCCGTTAACGAAACCGACCAGAAGTGTGACGTCGGCGCTTGCGAGAGTGAGGCGGTTTGGCGTACGGTTCGGTGACACCGGTCACCAAGACCTCTCGTGCAGTGTGGACCGGTGGGCCGTCACTCCCGTCACGCCAACGCATGCCCGACCTGATGGACGTCATCTCGGCCACGCTCGCCGAGACCAACGCCGCCACCCGACCGGTGTCCCTGGTGTCGATCGAACTCGATCGGCTCCAGGCGCTACAGTTGGCAGTCGGCCCCGCGGGCGCCGACGAGATCTGTGAACAGATCGCCCAGATGCTGCAGAAGATCCTGCGCACCGGCGACTATGTGCAACGGGTCTCCGATGGTGAACTGGTGGTCATGCTGCTGGGCGCGGGTGCGAAAGACGCCCGCCAGGTGGCCAGCCGCATGGGCGCGGCAGTGCGCGGCCACGAATTCGTGCCCGCGACGCCGCCGCGGGTGGCCGGCCCGCCACCTCGCGTGACGATCTCCTCCGGCGTGGCTGCCGCACCCGATCACGCCGCCGACCCCGAGTCGCTCGTGGCGGCGGCCCGCCGGGCCCGCGTTACCGCGGCGCAGCGCGGCGGCGACAGCTTCGCGATGGCGACGGGCCTCGTGGCCGGCCAAGTCGTGGCGATGCCCGACATAGTGCGATTCGCCGGGCGCCTGGCCGAGCGGCGCACGTTGTTCCGTCTGCTCGACGAAGCGGCGGCCGGCCGCCCACGCGTTGTCTCGATCGTGGGCGACGCCGGGAGCGGCACGCTCACACTGGCGCGCCAGCTCGAACCCGAAGTACGGCTGCTCGGCGGATCCATGGTGTATGGGCACGGCCGACAGATGGCGGTGCGCCAGCCGTACGGTCCGTGGGCCGGCGTGCTGCAGGCGATGCGCCGCGTGGCGCCGCCGCTCGACGAACTGTGGCGAGAGCTGCCCAAGCTCGTCCCGGAGCTCCCGCGCGAGGGCAAGCTGGCGGCTGGCACGAAGTACCGGCTTATGGAGGAAATCGCCGCATGGCTGCGCGCCGCCTCAGCCAAATGGCCGCTCGTCGTGGTGCTCGACGAGATGCAGTGGGCCGACGAGGCGTCCTGGGACACCCTCGACCATCTCGTCGATCAGCTGGCCAACGAACAGATCCTCATCTGCATCACGATGCGCACGGGCGTGGAATACACACCGGCTGCCGAGCGGCGGGCCGCGCTCCGCGGCCACGCCGGATTCGAGGAGCTCCAGCTTTCGCAGCTCACACGCGACGAGGTGAAGCGGTGGCTGGAAGCGTCTCTCGACCACCAGGACGTAGCTCGCGAATTTCTCGCGTACGTGTACCGGTACACCGAGGGCAACCCCTTCCTGCTCACCCAGTTGATGCGCGATCTGGCCGAAGGCGGCGCGCTCTGGCGCGAAGGTGAACGGTGGCAGTGGAAGCCGGTCTCCGAACTACGCCTGCCCCCGGGCATCGACGGTATCGTGTCGCGCCGGCTCGACGGACTATCCGCTGCGACCCGCACCGTACT
The window above is part of the Gemmatimonadaceae bacterium genome. Proteins encoded here:
- a CDS encoding DUF1501 domain-containing protein, whose protein sequence is MNRRVFMKSGALALVTMGLSPSFLRRSVFAAGLPRAQKGKTLICIFQRGAADALNVVVPHGETAYYRMRPTIAIPRPSQDVANAAIDLDGFFGLHPALAPFKPLWDRGLLTAVHAVGSPSNTRSHFDAQDYMESGTPDNKGTPDGWLNRYLAAKGTCAECEVTPFRAVSMTPQTPRILEGAAPVVAMNSLDEFTIRTGGSAEAELEALYMTGSSDVVHAAGGDMFEAMKVLRAANPLQYQPRNGAVYPNSTFGQHLKQIAQLIKSDVGLEIAFADVGGWDTHVNQGGATGQLAQRLDDFSRSINGLVTDLGDRMADVAILTMSEFGRTARQNGDGGTDHGHASSMFVIGGDVQGHKVHGKWPGLEPEQLNENRDLALTTDFRSVFSEVVGKHLGATAFDRIFPSFNDDKSRWVGVL
- a CDS encoding DUF1800 domain-containing protein produces the protein MRLRTKMWLWLPAVGAAFACASGSTAPAPVQDPAPAAAPVATLREQLPDQQVLQVLNRLAYGPRPGDVDKVRAMGVDRWISLQLTPDRIDDHVADSALAQYHLLDTPTGDIVQTFREVQEARRQIQRRMKGDDSTSQAEAQRQVLRVNPQLRELQQRVQGPINELVSAQLARAVLSERQLNEVMVEFWENHFSVYVGKGQTRNFLNAYDRDVIRPHALGKFRDLLGAVAHSPAMLFYLDNWESQADSTHSTLMANGRVATAAQRQRVLAALGRARPYQLPPRLRDLPADQRAQAVQRLQRAGKRGLNENYARELMELHTLGVEGGYTQHDVIEVARCFTGWSIDQRTGAFIFRPQMHDADAKVVLGHQIPAGRGEEDGEDVLDILARSPATAHFLARKLVVRFVSDSPPPALVDRAAQTFLRTGGDIRAVVRTIVTSPEFFSTAAYRAKVKTPFEVVVSGLRALDARPDTTPRLAGLVGLLGQPAFGRQTPDGWPDRGDAWMNTGAILNRINFGLLLASGRLPGAAFTNWPYARDLARAPHDDQVDGVIKAILGGEVSQVTRDVLLTGRNPFLSKARTDSIANMANPASSNPRGARRGARGGRGGGTLGVAGRGGRGGGGGSILTRPLNLTGLQLVVGLALGAPEFQRR